DNA sequence from the Oryza brachyantha chromosome 5, ObraRS2, whole genome shotgun sequence genome:
TGCTTCACCATTACACCAGCGCCGGCAATCATCAGGACGTTGCTGCTGGTAGCCCCAGCGCCATGGCTTCTTCCACCTTCTCGCTCTTCTTCCCGCTGCCCAAGGGACagtggccgccggcggcggaggaggcctaCGACGACCACAGCACCGTCACCACATCTCCTTCCTCGCCTTCCTCGTCGTCCACCGGCTCTGTCGACTGCACGCTCTCGCTCGGCACGCCGTCGTCCCGCCGCGCAGAGCCGGTTGCTGCGCCGGCCATCTTtggggcgccgccggcggcgcatTGTCCTTCGCTGCCAGCCACCGTGCCGTGGGACACGTCTGCTGAGTCTTACTATTGCCAGCAGGggaagccggcggcgggcgtcgCCAAGTGCGCCGTCGGCCACGACACGCTCATCGACCGCCGCTGCGCCAACTGCAGCACGACGTCGACGCCACTCTGGAGGAACGGGCCCCGCGGTCCCAAGGTTCGCCCAATCTTCTTGGCATTGCAGCTCTGCACTTTCTGTTAACGCTGGTGTCACTGACATCGTTGCTTCGTTTCTGCAGTCTCTGTGCAACGCGTGCGGGATCAGGTACAAGAAAGAGGagcgacgcgcggcggc
Encoded proteins:
- the LOC102712538 gene encoding GATA transcription factor 15; this translates as MLHHYTSAGNHQDVAAGSPSAMASSTFSLFFPLPKGQWPPAAEEAYDDHSTVTTSPSSPSSSSTGSVDCTLSLGTPSSRRAEPVAAPAIFGAPPAAHCPSLPATVPWDTSAESYYCQQGKPAAGVAKCAVGHDTLIDRRCANCSTTSTPLWRNGPRGPKSLCNACGIRYKKEERRAAATADGNGAGSHGFTAHRARGSSAKAAPAVTCSEETSPYLGAGGDVADAPFLAWRLNVVPPAAAAATALSVWPERASIFHYN